The Priestia koreensis genomic interval TAGTCTAGATGGTTCCCTCTGTCAAAAACGTCTCTTTGTCATTGGTTAGTGAAACTTTCTAGTGAGGAAATAAAACGTTTGACAATAGGGCGTTATCTTTTAAAAAAAGACGAATAAATAGAACAAAACCGCCAAACATAAAATGCTAGGCGGTTTCGGTTAATGTCTATTAAGCTTTGTTTGAAGAACCGAATTCACGCATTTTACCGATTACAGTCGCTTTAATTGCTTCGCGAGCTGGTCCTAGGTATTTACGTGGATCGTATACTTCAGCGTCTGCAGCTAATACTTCACGTACAGCTTTAGCAGATGCGATTTGGTTTTCAGTATTAACGTTGATTTTAGCTGTTCCTAAAGAAACAGATTTTTGGATATCTTTTGTTGGGATACCAGTACCACCGTGTAATACTAATGGAAGACCAGTAGCGTTACCGATTTCTTCCATTTCAGCGAATCCAAGGTTTGGTTCGCCTTTGTAAGGACCATGAACAGATCCTAATGCTGGAGCAAGGCAGTCGATGCCAGTGCGTTTAACAAGCTCTTCGCACTCTTTAGCGTCAGCGTAGATTACGCCGTCTGCTACTACATCATCTTCTTGTCCACCAACTGTTCCTAATTCAGCCTCAACTGAAACACCTTTAGAGTGAGCGTACTCTACTACTTTAGAAGTAGTTGCTACGTTCTCTTCGAATGGGTGGTGAGAAGCATCAATCATTACAGATGTGAAACCTGCATCGATTGCTTCTTTACATTTGTCAAAGCTTGAACCGTGGTCTAAGTGAATAGCCACTGGAACTGTGATTTTGAAGTCTTCGATAAGACCTTCTACCATTTTCACAACTGTTTTGAAGCCGCCCATGTAACGAGCTGCACCTTCAGAAACCCCTAGGATTACTGGAGATTTTTCTTCTTCAGCTGCTTGAAGAATCGCTTGAGTGAACTCAAGGTTATTTAAGTTGAACTGACCTACTGCATAGCCTTCTGCTTTTGCTTTGTTAAGCATTTCTGTCATTGATACTAAAGGCATCGTGGAATCCTCCTTAACATAAGCCATTGACGCTACTTTTTTTTAAGTGCTTGACCTAAAATAGTATGCGCATGGATGAGTGTTTTCATGTAATATGACTAATATATTTAATCAACCAATTGGCTCACTAAATAGTTTCACAGTACATAGGATACCAACTAATGCAGAAAACAGCAACATTTTTAGACCAGATAACGAAAATTGTTTACGTAAGCGTTTCGTTTTTACATTTTGACAGGAATGTATTTTTTAATTGCTTGGCGAATTTCATCAATGTCAAACGGCTTCGCAAAATGCGTTAACGCACCTAGGTCTTTCGCCTCCTGAATCATGTCCAACTCACCGTAAGCCGTCATAATAATAACCTTAATCGCAGGATCAATTTCCTTTAAACGCTTTAAAATTTCAATTCCATCCATTCCAGGAATTTTCATATCTAGCAAGACTAAATCTGGTGATTCTCTTTGTGTAATTTCAA includes:
- a CDS encoding class II fructose-bisphosphate aldolase, translating into MPLVSMTEMLNKAKAEGYAVGQFNLNNLEFTQAILQAAEEEKSPVILGVSEGAARYMGGFKTVVKMVEGLIEDFKITVPVAIHLDHGSSFDKCKEAIDAGFTSVMIDASHHPFEENVATTSKVVEYAHSKGVSVEAELGTVGGQEDDVVADGVIYADAKECEELVKRTGIDCLAPALGSVHGPYKGEPNLGFAEMEEIGNATGLPLVLHGGTGIPTKDIQKSVSLGTAKINVNTENQIASAKAVREVLAADAEVYDPRKYLGPAREAIKATVIGKMREFGSSNKA
- a CDS encoding response regulator, with product MKEKILVVDDQYGIRILLTEVLQKEGYQSFQAANGFQAIEITQRESPDLVLLDMKIPGMDGIEILKRLKEIDPAIKVIIMTAYGELDMIQEAKDLGALTHFAKPFDIDEIRQAIKKYIPVKM